The Coffea eugenioides isolate CCC68of chromosome 8, Ceug_1.0, whole genome shotgun sequence genome has a segment encoding these proteins:
- the LOC113779913 gene encoding alkylated DNA repair protein ALKBH8 homolog, translating into MGLPRFTRPKGGDTDRTSPNLYVANCGPAVGLSFDLIASVFSKYGEVQGVYAADETGTRVIVCFDGDNSAKSAMEALHENPCSQLGGRSLHIRYSVQSSDQIQVKDLVLVSLTDSELKVPGVYLLHDFITVREEEELLAAVDSRPWHHLAKRRVQHYGYAFCYETRNVNTNQYLGKLPSFVSVILKRISQFQKLGCSVDIELDQLTVNEYPIGVGLSPHVDTHSAFEEPIYSLSLAGPCIMEFRKYSTGVWLPTSTSNFDNEVSDSYSGSNFIRRAIYLPPRSMLLLSGEARYAWHHYIPHHKVDRVKDNVVRRGSRRVSFTMRNVRKGPCQCQYPDFCDSQK; encoded by the exons ATGGGGTTGCCAAGATTTACCCGTCCCAAAGGAGGGGATACTGATCGTACTAGTCCAAATCTATATGTAGCCAACTGTGGACCTGCTGTTGGGCTCTCCTTCGATCTAATTGCTTCAGTTTTTAGCAAATATGGCGAAGTACAGGGTGTCTATGCAGCTGATGAGACTGGGACTCGAGTTATTGTTTGTTTTGACGGTGACAACTCTGCAAAGTCTGCAATGGAGGCATTGCATGAAAACCCGTGTTCTCAACTGGGTGGCCGCTCTTTACATATTCGATATTCAGTACAATCAAGTGACCAA ATTCAGGTGAAGGACTTAGTTCTAGTTTCTTTGACGGATTCTGAGTTGAAAGTTCCAGGCGTCTATTTATTGCATGACTTCATCACTGTTAGAGAAGAGGAG GAATTACTTGCAGCGGTTGATAGTAGGCCTTGGCACCATCTTGCTAAAAGAAGGGTTCAGCACTATGGATATGCATTTTGTTATGAG ACAAGAAATGTTAACACAAACCAGTACTTGGGCAAACTTCCCTCGTTTGTGTCTGTTATACTCAAAAGAATCTCACAGTTTCAAAAGCTTGGTTGCTCTGTGGATATAGAGTTGGACCAGCTAACA GTGAATGAATACCCAATTGGTGTGGGTTTGTCACCACATGTGGACACCCATTCAGCATTTGAAGAACCtatttacagcctttcactaGCAGGGCCCTGCATCAtggagtttagaaaatattcaaCAGGTGTTTGGCTTCCTACGTCTACCTCAAACTTTGATAACGAGGTGTCAGATTCTTATAGTGGCTCAAATTTCATAAGGAGAGCTATATATCTTCCTCCTCGGTCAATGCTATTGTTATCTGGGGAAGCACGGTATGCTTGGCATCACTACATTCCCCACCATAAG GTTGACAGAGTGAAGGACAATGTGGTTAGAAGGGGCTCAAGGAGAGTGTCATTCACAATGCGCAAC GTTAGGAAAGGACCTTGCCAATGTCAATACCCTGATTTCTGCGATTCTCAAAAATAG
- the LOC113780990 gene encoding uncharacterized protein LOC113780990 isoform X2, whose protein sequence is MGSGSSKQNVASSSSSSPSPSQLHSPSPPLTSPSVRRSRSYRNRGVFNSSCLRSQHQSESHNADQQMFDNKSKRNGFDGCCANGTMPDSNEVKTKCCRKVKVQQPDELNCVTSSMDSDEWDQSRGGRMSRAFSSRGLNPSSRFLSRLNILPGNIRFRMNTANSLGSARPYFASSTSFQMSNNEDEPSTSGSMIDENDRIHNRNHFPRCFSSRSPMSPGEDLVTGDFLQSTSTRSAAREGVDPGVDSGENSFSRNRAYSEGTEEGLANRRIAAEETVEQNVRFSRTLSVGRLRDRVLRRTSFPDFAFGPLEQDRETEHASQVSEGRILGAGRRPTSAEENSDSQASSSRSRPDASGSLHRHNGDTPRPREARYHDLLEYRSNFLERRRRIRSQVRALQRLGSRFENLSGHERSCILSGQHRRGHCTCRINPREAESNDETSARASISRIVMLAEALFEQSVVLSSRPSMSSLGSVPAPNEVVESLPLRLYSKLQKHLQDEVAQCYICLVEYEEGDSVRVLPCRHEYHKACIDKWLTEIHRVCPLCRGDVCRSDPLPANI, encoded by the exons aTGGGTTCTGGTTCTAGTAAGCAGAATGTAGCTTCTTCTTCGTCTTCATCGCCGTCGCCATCGCAGTTGCATTCGCCGTCACCGCCGCTGACGTCGCCGTCTGTGAGAAGGAGTCGATCTTACAGGAATAGAGGAGTGTTCAACTCGTCTTGTCTCCGATCCCAACACCAATCCGAGTCCCACAATGCTGACCAGCAG ATGTTTGATAATAAATCTAAGAGAAATGGATTTGATGGCTGTTGTGCAAATGGGACCATGCCTGactcaaatgaggtgaaaaCTAAATGCTGCAGAAAGGTGAAAGTTCAGCAGCCTGATGAATTAAACTGTGTGACATCCAGCATGGACAGTGATGAGTGGGATCAGTCAAGAGGTGGTCGTATGTCTCGAGCTTTCTCATCTCGAGGGCTAAACCCCTCAAGTCGTTTCCTTTCTCGCTTGAATATATTACCTGGTAATATTCGCTTTAGAATGAACACAGCAAATAGTTTAGGTTCTGCGAGACCTTATTTTGCATCCTCAACAAGCTTTCAAATGTCAAATAATGAAGATGAACCAAGTACATCTGGGAGCATGATTGATGAAAATGATAGGATACACAATCGTAATCACTTTCCGAGATGCTTTAGTAGTCGGTCTCCCATGTCACCTGGTGAGGACTTAGTTACAGGTGACTTTCTACAGAGTACCTCAACTCGAAGTGCAGCAAGAGAGGGAGTTGATCCTGGAGTAGACTCTGGTGAGAATTCATTTTCTAGAAATCGTGCATATAGTGAAGGTACTGAAGAAGGACTGGCTAATAGACGTATTGCAGCTGAGGAGACAGTGGAACAAAATGTGCGGTTTAGTAGAACTCTGAGTGTTGGCAGACTTCGTGATAGGGTTCTTCGAAGAACATCATTTCCAGACTTTGCTTTTGGTCCTCTTGAACAAGACCGAGAAACAGAACATGCAAGTCAAGTTAGTGAAGGCCGGATATTGGGTGCCGGAAGAAGACCAACATCAGCTGAAGAGAACTCCGATTCACAGGCTTCTTCCAGTCGGTCAAGACCTGATGCGTCTGGTTCATTGCATAGGCATAATGGTGATACACCACGACCCAGAGAAGCCAGGTATCATGACCTCCTGGAGTATAGATCAAATTTCCTTGAGCGACGCAGAAGAATAAGATCTCAG GTGCGTGCACTGCAGCGTCTAGGGAGCCGTTTCGAGAATCTTTCTGGACATGAAAGGTCTTGCATCTTGTCTGGTCAACACAGGAGAGGGCATTGCACATGTCGGATTAATCCTCGAGAGGCTGAATCAAATGATGAAACTAGTGCTAGGGCCAGCATATCAAGAATTGTGATGTTGGCAGAAGCTTTGTTTGAG CAATCTGTAGTTTTGTCATCCCGGCCTTCTATGTCGTCACTTGGATCTGTTCCAGCACCAAATGAAGTGGTGGAGTCCTTGCCTCTGAGATTATACAGTAAATTACAAAAGCATCTGCAAGATGAAGTTGCACA ATGTTATATTTGCCTTGTTGAGTATGAGGAAGGTGATTCTGTACGAGTGTTGCCTTGCCGTCATGAATATCACAAGGCATGTATAGACAAATGGCTAACAGAAATTCACAG GGTATGTCCTCTTTGTCGAGGGGATGTTTGCAGATCTGATCCACTGCCTGCGAATATTTGA
- the LOC113780990 gene encoding uncharacterized protein LOC113780990 isoform X1, translated as MGSGSSKQNVASSSSSSPSPSQLHSPSPPLTSPSVRRSRSYRNRGVFNSSCLRSQHQSESHNADQQMFDNKSKRNGFDGCCANGTMPDSNEVKTKCCRKVKVQQPDELNCVTSSMDSDEWDQSRGGRMSRAFSSRGLNPSSRFLSRLNILPGNIRFRMNTANSLGSARPYFASSTSFQMSNNEDEPSTSGSMIDENDRIHNRNHFPRCFSSRSPMSPGEDLVTGDFLQSTSTRSAAREGVDPGVDSGENSFSRNRAYSEGTEEGLANRRIAAEETVEQNVRFSRTLSVGRLRDRVLRRTSFPDFAFGPLEQDRETEHASQVSEGRILGAGRRPTSAEENSDSQASSSRSRPDASGSLHRHNGDTPRPREARYHDLLEYRSNFLERRRRIRSQVRALQRLGSRFENLSGHERSCILSGQHRRGHCTCRINPREAESNDETSARASISRIVMLAEALFEVLDEIHQQSVVLSSRPSMSSLGSVPAPNEVVESLPLRLYSKLQKHLQDEVAQCYICLVEYEEGDSVRVLPCRHEYHKACIDKWLTEIHRVCPLCRGDVCRSDPLPANI; from the exons aTGGGTTCTGGTTCTAGTAAGCAGAATGTAGCTTCTTCTTCGTCTTCATCGCCGTCGCCATCGCAGTTGCATTCGCCGTCACCGCCGCTGACGTCGCCGTCTGTGAGAAGGAGTCGATCTTACAGGAATAGAGGAGTGTTCAACTCGTCTTGTCTCCGATCCCAACACCAATCCGAGTCCCACAATGCTGACCAGCAG ATGTTTGATAATAAATCTAAGAGAAATGGATTTGATGGCTGTTGTGCAAATGGGACCATGCCTGactcaaatgaggtgaaaaCTAAATGCTGCAGAAAGGTGAAAGTTCAGCAGCCTGATGAATTAAACTGTGTGACATCCAGCATGGACAGTGATGAGTGGGATCAGTCAAGAGGTGGTCGTATGTCTCGAGCTTTCTCATCTCGAGGGCTAAACCCCTCAAGTCGTTTCCTTTCTCGCTTGAATATATTACCTGGTAATATTCGCTTTAGAATGAACACAGCAAATAGTTTAGGTTCTGCGAGACCTTATTTTGCATCCTCAACAAGCTTTCAAATGTCAAATAATGAAGATGAACCAAGTACATCTGGGAGCATGATTGATGAAAATGATAGGATACACAATCGTAATCACTTTCCGAGATGCTTTAGTAGTCGGTCTCCCATGTCACCTGGTGAGGACTTAGTTACAGGTGACTTTCTACAGAGTACCTCAACTCGAAGTGCAGCAAGAGAGGGAGTTGATCCTGGAGTAGACTCTGGTGAGAATTCATTTTCTAGAAATCGTGCATATAGTGAAGGTACTGAAGAAGGACTGGCTAATAGACGTATTGCAGCTGAGGAGACAGTGGAACAAAATGTGCGGTTTAGTAGAACTCTGAGTGTTGGCAGACTTCGTGATAGGGTTCTTCGAAGAACATCATTTCCAGACTTTGCTTTTGGTCCTCTTGAACAAGACCGAGAAACAGAACATGCAAGTCAAGTTAGTGAAGGCCGGATATTGGGTGCCGGAAGAAGACCAACATCAGCTGAAGAGAACTCCGATTCACAGGCTTCTTCCAGTCGGTCAAGACCTGATGCGTCTGGTTCATTGCATAGGCATAATGGTGATACACCACGACCCAGAGAAGCCAGGTATCATGACCTCCTGGAGTATAGATCAAATTTCCTTGAGCGACGCAGAAGAATAAGATCTCAG GTGCGTGCACTGCAGCGTCTAGGGAGCCGTTTCGAGAATCTTTCTGGACATGAAAGGTCTTGCATCTTGTCTGGTCAACACAGGAGAGGGCATTGCACATGTCGGATTAATCCTCGAGAGGCTGAATCAAATGATGAAACTAGTGCTAGGGCCAGCATATCAAGAATTGTGATGTTGGCAGAAGCTTTGTTTGAG GTTCTGGATGAAATTCACCAGCAATCTGTAGTTTTGTCATCCCGGCCTTCTATGTCGTCACTTGGATCTGTTCCAGCACCAAATGAAGTGGTGGAGTCCTTGCCTCTGAGATTATACAGTAAATTACAAAAGCATCTGCAAGATGAAGTTGCACA ATGTTATATTTGCCTTGTTGAGTATGAGGAAGGTGATTCTGTACGAGTGTTGCCTTGCCGTCATGAATATCACAAGGCATGTATAGACAAATGGCTAACAGAAATTCACAG GGTATGTCCTCTTTGTCGAGGGGATGTTTGCAGATCTGATCCACTGCCTGCGAATATTTGA